A window of the Candidatus Saccharibacteria bacterium oral taxon 488 genome harbors these coding sequences:
- a CDS encoding DUF87 domain-containing protein yields MIRKSRTPIFIKRISNAISAPKRRRDRQREERQKELNITFGEQDTLDILSYAGLEENVDYLCIDGVYMRTLFISGYPFVASSDWMDSLIHFNHDIDISYHLHEVDARAALPKLNRKITELESTRRAMMREGRIVGSEITDPLESAIDLRDKIQRGQEKLFQMAIYICIRSETKEELDKTTKLLEANLSARLFYSKVARYQQLEALQSILPRGEDQLAQKRNLDSSSAALTFPFMSSELVQESGILYGVNKSNNSLVILDRFSLHNANSITFAQSGAGKSYTTKVEILRQLMQGTRVIVIDPEREYKRLTESVNGTYIKLSAKSKQKINPFDLATTVHEISDLSEHTQDLMDVIGLMAESLMAREKAAIDKAVLKIYKKSKTKQPLLEDLYAELRKLGQLKLCEKLEKYISGSLADVFNAQTNVKLDNRLVIFDIKDLPENLRQIMMLIISNFVKNQVMAKPEKRLLIIDEGWILLQHEESARFVAGLVRRARKYYLGVSIISQQANDFLKSEYGRAIASQSALRILMRQDTTTIKGVVNEFNLSEYEQSFLLTCERGDALLIADQNHVAVKVVAAEKEHPLITTNPAELYSS; encoded by the coding sequence ATGATTAGAAAATCACGTACACCAATATTTATCAAAAGAATCAGCAACGCAATTAGCGCCCCGAAACGCCGTCGTGACCGCCAGCGCGAAGAGCGGCAAAAAGAACTCAATATCACGTTTGGCGAACAAGACACTCTGGATATTTTATCCTACGCTGGGCTGGAAGAAAATGTTGATTATCTTTGCATTGATGGGGTGTACATGCGCACGCTATTCATTTCTGGATATCCGTTCGTAGCGAGTTCGGATTGGATGGACAGCTTGATTCATTTTAATCACGACATCGACATTAGTTATCATCTACACGAAGTAGATGCCCGAGCGGCACTGCCAAAACTAAATCGTAAAATTACCGAACTTGAATCCACGCGCCGGGCGATGATGCGCGAAGGACGGATTGTTGGCTCGGAAATTACCGACCCACTTGAATCGGCGATTGATTTGCGTGATAAAATTCAGCGCGGTCAAGAAAAATTATTCCAAATGGCGATATACATTTGCATCCGCTCTGAGACTAAAGAAGAACTTGATAAAACCACCAAGTTGCTTGAAGCGAATCTATCGGCGCGGCTGTTTTACTCAAAAGTAGCGCGCTATCAGCAGCTGGAAGCTTTGCAGTCAATTTTACCACGCGGCGAAGACCAGCTGGCGCAAAAGCGCAACCTTGATAGTTCCAGCGCCGCCCTGACTTTTCCGTTTATGTCGTCAGAATTAGTACAGGAATCGGGTATTCTTTACGGTGTCAATAAATCAAACAATTCGCTGGTTATTTTGGATAGATTTAGTTTGCATAATGCTAATTCAATCACGTTTGCGCAGTCGGGCGCTGGCAAAAGTTACACTACCAAAGTCGAAATTTTACGCCAACTCATGCAAGGCACGCGCGTCATCGTCATCGACCCAGAGCGTGAATACAAGCGCCTCACCGAATCAGTAAACGGTACATACATAAAATTATCTGCCAAAAGTAAGCAGAAAATTAATCCTTTCGACCTAGCAACGACCGTTCACGAAATTAGTGATCTGTCTGAACATACACAAGACTTAATGGACGTAATCGGTTTGATGGCTGAAAGTCTAATGGCGCGCGAAAAAGCCGCCATCGATAAAGCGGTTTTGAAAATCTACAAAAAATCAAAAACCAAGCAGCCACTTTTAGAAGATTTATATGCGGAACTTCGAAAGTTGGGTCAGTTAAAATTGTGCGAAAAATTAGAAAAATATATTTCTGGCTCGTTGGCAGATGTATTCAATGCGCAAACTAATGTTAAATTAGACAACCGCTTGGTCATTTTCGACATCAAAGATTTACCAGAAAATTTGCGCCAAATTATGATGCTGATTATCTCTAATTTTGTGAAAAATCAAGTCATGGCTAAGCCGGAAAAACGGCTGCTGATTATTGACGAAGGCTGGATTTTGTTACAGCACGAGGAGTCGGCGCGATTCGTGGCGGGGCTGGTGCGTCGAGCTCGTAAATATTACCTCGGTGTGTCGATCATATCACAGCAAGCCAACGATTTTCTCAAAAGTGAATACGGCCGCGCCATCGCTTCGCAAAGCGCGCTGCGAATTTTAATGCGCCAGGATACAACGACTATCAAAGGCGTGGTTAACGAATTTAACCTCAGTGAATATGAGCAAAGCTTTCTGCTCACTTGCGAGCGAGGCGATGCTCTGCTTATCGCCGACCAAAACCATGTTGCCGTTAAAGTTGTGGCAGCCGAAAAAGAGCATCCGCTCATTACAACTAACCCTGCGGAGTTGTATTCATCATGA
- a CDS encoding PrgI family protein encodes MKTTVVPAQVTTVEDRIIGKLGFSQIILLMVPVFLSAGVFALLPPVMNGTLYKYVLIALSLIVCGILSVRIKGKIIALWLVTVLRYNLRPKYYLFNKNTTAFRDEYKSTPREDEEPINKPAEKPQKPEKLDNISTIKTRQIIDDPTANVRFETDKKGGLHVRFTKVKR; translated from the coding sequence ATGAAAACGACAGTCGTTCCCGCGCAGGTTACCACCGTAGAAGATCGGATTATCGGCAAACTTGGTTTTTCGCAAATCATACTTTTGATGGTTCCTGTTTTCTTGAGCGCGGGAGTTTTCGCGCTGCTGCCGCCGGTCATGAACGGTACACTTTATAAATACGTTTTGATTGCGTTAAGTTTGATCGTTTGTGGGATTTTGTCGGTTCGCATTAAGGGTAAAATCATCGCACTTTGGTTGGTGACGGTACTACGTTACAATTTACGACCAAAATATTATTTGTTCAATAAAAACACTACTGCGTTTCGTGATGAGTATAAAAGTACTCCGCGCGAGGATGAAGAACCCATAAATAAACCAGCCGAAAAGCCGCAAAAGCCAGAAAAATTAGACAACATATCAACCATCAAAACCCGCCAAATTATAGATGATCCAACCGCTAATGTTCGTTTTGAAACTGACAAGAAAGGAGGTTTGCATGTTCGGTTTACGAAAGTCAAACGCTAA
- a CDS encoding type IV secretion system protein, translated as MFDFVDIFTSNLVFFADAAGAIKTVRDYVLPTAKILSGIASLACAFFLAHAGYIYITSSGKPDRMEHAKSIAKKAVIGLVIVLAAVTIVSILNGSYQAVQNPNDANLPNLQAVTPKSENNGLIEMIIKAVTGLLSSIINAIASPFLSALEFFTKSTPLMASNKAVFNLWLAIVGIADVLLILVVALVGFQVMSASSFGFDEVEVKHLLPRIALIFLLMNTSIFLIDGIISLSNVLISAVNQISGASTVWSTLIKVVEKTSGQGVAALLIMVAFLICSVILLVYYVMRLITLFIGTVLSPLVSMLWLVPGFRDFAETSMKTFLSTIFVLFVHVVILQLASSLFSGMATSGSNNAFPDTLMAMVAGIATILTLLKVQGVMIQFSFVSMGARNLKKLGGQFMNGVSYMTGTGSKVAHKTTQRVKNTTHAAKKARVHSTLETVARQTKSPMKVSYLNKKGDAEITYAVNPRSKNNPTVVNMPESKPPKTGMTYRAGSKIKSTKQRGKKS; from the coding sequence ATGTTCGACTTTGTCGATATTTTCACTAGCAATTTAGTATTCTTTGCCGATGCGGCTGGCGCCATAAAAACCGTGCGCGACTATGTTTTGCCGACAGCCAAAATCTTATCGGGCATTGCGTCGCTGGCTTGCGCTTTCTTTTTGGCGCATGCTGGCTATATTTACATAACCAGTAGCGGCAAACCAGACCGCATGGAGCACGCTAAAAGTATCGCCAAGAAAGCGGTGATCGGGCTGGTCATCGTACTGGCTGCCGTGACAATAGTTTCTATCCTTAATGGTTCGTATCAAGCGGTGCAAAATCCAAATGACGCAAACCTACCGAACCTACAGGCAGTCACGCCCAAATCAGAAAACAACGGCTTGATCGAGATGATCATCAAAGCTGTGACGGGGCTATTGTCGTCGATCATTAACGCCATAGCCTCGCCATTTTTGAGCGCGCTAGAATTTTTCACCAAATCGACGCCGTTGATGGCGAGCAATAAAGCCGTGTTTAATCTATGGCTAGCGATTGTCGGCATCGCTGATGTGCTGTTAATTTTAGTTGTGGCGCTAGTCGGATTTCAGGTCATGAGCGCGTCGAGTTTTGGTTTTGACGAAGTTGAAGTCAAGCACCTACTGCCACGCATAGCGCTGATATTTTTGCTGATGAACACCTCGATATTTTTGATTGATGGCATCATTAGTTTATCCAACGTTCTCATCTCGGCAGTCAACCAAATTTCGGGTGCATCGACCGTCTGGAGTACGCTCATCAAAGTTGTCGAAAAAACGTCTGGTCAGGGCGTGGCGGCGCTGCTGATCATGGTGGCTTTTCTGATTTGCTCGGTCATATTGTTGGTGTATTATGTTATGCGTTTAATCACTTTATTTATCGGCACTGTTCTGTCACCGCTGGTGAGCATGTTGTGGTTAGTGCCGGGGTTTCGTGATTTTGCCGAAACTTCGATGAAGACGTTCTTATCAACAATTTTCGTTTTGTTTGTCCATGTGGTTATATTGCAATTAGCGTCGTCGCTGTTTTCTGGTATGGCGACTAGCGGCAGTAACAATGCATTTCCCGACACCTTGATGGCGATGGTAGCAGGCATAGCAACTATTCTGACTTTATTAAAAGTTCAAGGCGTGATGATACAATTTAGTTTCGTTAGTATGGGTGCGCGCAATCTAAAGAAGCTGGGTGGTCAGTTTATGAACGGCGTCAGCTACATGACAGGCACTGGCTCGAAAGTGGCGCACAAAACGACCCAGCGCGTGAAGAATACCACTCACGCCGCCAAAAAAGCCCGGGTTCACTCGACTCTAGAAACGGTGGCGCGCCAAACAAAGTCGCCGATGAAAGTAAGTTATCTGAACAAAAAAGGCGATGCGGAAATCACCTACGCCGTAAATCCGCGTAGCAAAAATAATCCAACCGTTGTTAATATGCCCGAATCAAAACCGCCAAAAACTGGCATGACTTACCGCGCCGGATCAAAAATAAAATCGACCAAACAGCGAGGTAAAAAATCATGA
- a CDS encoding helix-turn-helix transcriptional regulator gives MTKTTVSKNQYADSRDFMTSLLFRKWTIAIILSLGVETKRYSALHRSLPGVTQKVLTEHLKQLERAGIVRRFFYPTIPPRVEYELTKTGLELLKLTDDITTWFDSHSEALHKSQKIYNKKRVTVLRRL, from the coding sequence ATGACAAAAACTACTGTATCCAAAAATCAGTACGCCGATTCGCGCGATTTCATGACAAGCCTACTGTTTCGCAAATGGACTATCGCAATTATTCTTTCGCTTGGTGTTGAGACTAAGCGCTATTCTGCATTGCACCGTTCTCTTCCGGGAGTGACTCAAAAAGTACTCACCGAGCACCTCAAACAGCTAGAACGCGCCGGCATCGTCCGGCGCTTTTTCTATCCGACGATTCCGCCGCGGGTCGAATATGAGTTAACAAAAACCGGTCTCGAATTATTAAAGCTAACAGACGATATAACTACGTGGTTTGATTCTCACTCTGAAGCGCTACACAAATCTCAGAAAATTTACAATAAGAAACGCGTGACTGTATTGCGGCGATTATAA
- a CDS encoding NUDIX domain-containing protein: MASKNIIHHYSSGGVIVKDNEVLIIESLQPAKEYSFPKGSIEPGEYSRDTAVREILEETGYHATILGFIDTLIYEFSTGDGHVAKEVSYYAMSINSSVPRQEQQLQPGENIRPLWVSLPKAFQLLTHKNTKQLLAMAIKMYHH; the protein is encoded by the coding sequence ATGGCTTCAAAAAATATTATTCACCATTATAGTTCGGGAGGGGTTATCGTTAAAGATAATGAAGTTCTTATAATCGAATCACTACAGCCAGCCAAGGAATATTCTTTCCCTAAAGGCTCTATAGAACCCGGAGAATATAGCCGTGACACTGCAGTGCGAGAGATACTCGAGGAAACTGGATACCACGCAACGATCCTAGGATTTATTGATACTCTAATATATGAATTCTCAACAGGTGATGGCCACGTAGCAAAAGAGGTTTCATACTATGCTATGTCTATTAATAGTTCAGTACCTCGACAAGAACAACAGCTTCAGCCAGGAGAAAATATACGCCCCTTGTGGGTCAGCTTACCAAAAGCTTTTCAACTCCTCACCCACAAAAACACGAAACAACTTCTTGCCATGGCAATTAAAATGTATCATCACTGA
- a CDS encoding NUDIX domain-containing protein encodes MVVYNSFMEMPMEFKDQKSEYMRNNLGIVRNLISALPDSINRIDVLAQNVEGGDMPKRCRALLFSNDGKNIAIIGRERDGCSYAVLPGGGVEGADFNAIDTVNRELYEELSIKADQFTVYEEEAIEMEPDVWVFLAVANDKNIGLSLGDDSPEAFRNGNSERGFYYPMWLPVENLASLNLRPYHFRDAIAEAISKQ; translated from the coding sequence ATGGTCGTATATAATAGTTTCATGGAGATGCCTATGGAGTTTAAAGATCAGAAGTCGGAGTATATGCGCAACAATCTTGGTATTGTCCGCAATCTTATTAGTGCATTGCCCGACAGCATTAATCGTATTGATGTGTTAGCTCAAAATGTCGAAGGTGGCGATATGCCCAAACGATGTAGGGCTCTGTTGTTTAGCAATGATGGAAAAAATATTGCTATTATTGGTAGAGAGCGTGATGGGTGCAGTTATGCTGTTCTGCCGGGTGGGGGCGTTGAGGGTGCAGATTTTAATGCTATAGATACTGTCAACCGTGAGCTTTATGAAGAGCTTTCTATTAAGGCAGATCAATTTACCGTGTACGAAGAAGAGGCTATAGAAATGGAGCCTGATGTATGGGTATTTTTAGCGGTGGCAAACGATAAGAATATAGGACTATCGCTTGGTGACGATAGCCCAGAGGCTTTCAGAAACGGAAATTCTGAGCGCGGATTTTATTATCCTATGTGGCTTCCAGTAGAGAACTTGGCATCTCTAAACTTACGGCCATATCATTTTAGGGACGCTATAGCAGAGGCTATTAGCAAACAATGA
- a CDS encoding glycosyltransferase produces the protein MIFTRGLVMKILIFSMEYPPIKGGGGTYALNLVNALTAHYPDTSIAVMTSGTEDSVDHLNERVSIYRFRSCQHAYDNNSLSAKLIDDFKAVVTSIKPDIIHAFHSIPIIVACLTREQIKTPYVCTQHRTPEPGWMSEKLDGKGELASLAYDLGFNSTWIAPSVCFRNNLLKHGVSHTNIKTIYTSINENYFYYKDFSKARKRLHKMLRIDDDQKIVTMPVVNRPRKDIKFCLRAVDGLDPAERADISVLITGVNAGSNDILEFRELYPKVNIVEHGSFDNSIMPSIIAGSDVVVMSSLYEGFGISCIEALASGVRTAIRVSPGQEEIIKLMKQYAYPFSTIQELQQIISGSTFTTEQHRESQAVQAKSIFSQEKQASSHMEVYSRVLTQATPIPTVVQLQDELEKVFKNRSKVLLKEVDAIFISGSVAKGDYIPGWSDIDIVVICKNGAASDAVVSKIRKFQQNLTAIYKCKVGIDYISSQYLLSQSKSSLISQHEVPNLILFHEGNVDHTQKGVLYKDGSFKFPVFANDKFQYLSLDEYKEMCRGIVHETLFRAGDSLASSVKALRIVTKTCVYLLRMRVLVQSGEYIQSYDELISDHVQQYNTKILQDVYASARGAGLNNRHDVEKYTKKALACFHRLVETL, from the coding sequence ATGATATTTACCCGAGGCTTGGTCATGAAGATTTTAATATTTAGCATGGAGTATCCTCCTATTAAGGGAGGTGGCGGAACATATGCGCTTAATCTCGTAAATGCACTGACTGCACACTATCCTGACACGAGTATAGCCGTTATGACAAGCGGCACAGAAGACAGTGTCGATCACTTGAACGAAAGAGTGAGTATTTATAGGTTTAGGAGCTGTCAACACGCATACGACAATAATTCTCTGTCCGCAAAATTAATAGACGACTTCAAGGCTGTAGTTACATCCATTAAACCCGATATTATTCATGCTTTCCACTCCATTCCTATTATCGTTGCATGTCTTACTCGTGAGCAAATTAAAACCCCCTACGTATGTACACAGCACCGAACACCGGAGCCGGGCTGGATGTCAGAAAAGCTAGATGGTAAAGGTGAACTAGCTAGTTTAGCCTACGATCTAGGGTTTAACAGTACTTGGATAGCTCCATCTGTATGTTTTCGCAATAATTTATTGAAACATGGCGTTAGCCATACTAACATAAAAACAATATATACATCTATAAACGAAAACTACTTTTACTATAAAGATTTTAGCAAAGCTAGAAAAAGGCTGCATAAAATGCTTCGTATTGATGATGACCAAAAGATAGTCACCATGCCTGTTGTCAATAGGCCTAGGAAGGATATCAAGTTCTGTTTGCGGGCGGTTGATGGCCTTGATCCTGCTGAAAGAGCGGACATAAGTGTTCTGATAACGGGTGTTAATGCTGGATCAAATGATATTCTTGAATTTCGTGAATTATATCCGAAAGTTAACATCGTAGAACATGGAAGCTTTGATAATAGTATTATGCCTTCAATTATTGCAGGATCTGATGTAGTAGTAATGAGCTCGCTTTACGAAGGCTTTGGCATATCTTGCATTGAGGCACTTGCGAGTGGAGTAAGAACTGCAATTCGTGTTTCACCAGGCCAAGAGGAAATAATTAAACTTATGAAGCAGTATGCGTATCCGTTTTCAACTATACAAGAGCTGCAGCAAATAATCTCTGGCTCTACTTTTACGACCGAGCAGCACAGAGAAAGCCAAGCAGTTCAAGCAAAATCTATTTTTTCACAGGAGAAACAAGCATCTAGCCATATGGAGGTGTATAGCCGTGTGCTTACACAGGCGACACCAATACCAACGGTTGTGCAGCTGCAAGATGAACTTGAAAAAGTATTTAAGAATAGATCTAAGGTGTTATTAAAAGAGGTTGACGCAATATTCATATCTGGTAGCGTAGCAAAGGGCGACTACATACCAGGATGGAGTGATATTGACATTGTTGTAATATGTAAAAATGGAGCTGCTTCAGATGCGGTAGTTTCAAAGATTAGAAAATTTCAGCAAAATCTAACAGCAATTTATAAATGTAAAGTTGGTATAGATTACATATCATCCCAATATCTTCTGAGTCAGTCTAAATCATCGCTCATATCGCAGCATGAAGTCCCGAATCTTATATTATTTCATGAAGGTAATGTAGATCATACCCAAAAGGGAGTTCTATACAAAGATGGTTCATTCAAGTTTCCGGTTTTTGCAAATGATAAATTTCAATACCTATCTCTTGATGAGTATAAAGAAATGTGTAGAGGAATAGTTCACGAAACACTTTTTAGGGCAGGTGATTCGCTAGCTTCTTCTGTAAAAGCGCTACGCATTGTCACTAAGACCTGCGTTTACTTGTTGCGTATGCGTGTACTAGTGCAGAGCGGGGAGTATATACAAAGTTATGACGAACTTATATCCGATCATGTTCAACAGTACAACACTAAAATACTACAAGATGTATATGCGTCAGCAAGAGGTGCGGGACTCAATAACAGGCATGATGTTGAAAAATATACGAAGAAGGCTCTTGCCTGTTTCCATCGCCTGGTCGAAACACTATAA
- a CDS encoding SDR family oxidoreductase: MITNVNNRVIFITGSTRGIGRAVAEAAIKVGYTVILHGRKESEKGLVLAKMLKCDIYYFDVSNKVAVDLAMKRLTQKYPCLSSVVNCAGIVMPQSYNDYATKNWMDHFAVNVLGAVNVVTALRDNIRSGGAVVNVASIRGVHGSASDRVAAYSASKAALLNVTETMAKHYSPFIRVNAVSPSFTLTDMSKSWDELTIASTKSNLLQQPATTEEVASAIMFLASDSSSHITGQNLIVDGGFNVRN, from the coding sequence ATGATAACGAATGTAAACAATAGGGTAATTTTTATCACAGGTTCAACTAGGGGTATTGGTAGAGCCGTTGCTGAGGCCGCAATCAAAGTAGGATATACAGTCATCTTACACGGCAGAAAAGAAAGTGAAAAGGGGTTGGTGTTGGCGAAGATGCTTAAGTGTGACATTTACTACTTTGATGTGTCAAATAAGGTGGCTGTTGATTTAGCAATGAAGAGACTGACACAGAAGTATCCATGTTTGTCGTCCGTTGTAAATTGTGCTGGTATTGTCATGCCTCAATCCTATAACGACTACGCGACTAAAAACTGGATGGATCATTTCGCCGTTAATGTACTAGGGGCTGTCAATGTAGTTACTGCATTACGTGACAACATCCGGTCGGGAGGTGCTGTTGTTAATGTGGCCTCAATCCGGGGCGTACACGGGTCTGCGTCTGACAGAGTAGCTGCATATTCTGCCTCAAAGGCTGCCCTGCTCAATGTGACAGAAACTATGGCAAAGCACTACAGTCCTTTTATTCGTGTTAATGCTGTTTCTCCGAGCTTTACGTTAACAGATATGAGTAAGTCCTGGGACGAGTTAACTATAGCATCTACTAAAAGTAATTTACTCCAACAGCCAGCAACTACAGAGGAGGTGGCATCAGCCATTATGTTTCTTGCGAGCGATAGCTCGTCGCACATTACGGGACAAAACCTAATAGTCGATGGAGGTTTTAATGTCAGAAATTAA
- a CDS encoding recombinase family protein — MIKMSPNNQPRIGLLAIRVSSDKQGLDGDSPEAQREQGEAYAKAHNIIITETIILLESASHETQPMQKVIDVCKDKSKGFQVVLIKSIDRFTRGGGDYYSPLKRQLTRLGIALEDMYGVIGKQQINTLEHTGFKYYWSEFNPTQKSEYLEAERAKDEMRDIMSRMIGAEIRYTQLGYWMRRPHYGFRSVKVDTKNGRRTILKPDENEAKFIIKLFEMRAVHIYTNQQIADELNSMGFRSRVKIVRDKYDRTKIKRQIGGKQMTAKMIDQYASKLVYCGIIKEKWTHDQPVKAQFDGLVSVELFNEANRGRIFVEIDSCDMITIKRRAVPEHLKNKQIYNPDYPYKQVIACPKCGKTLSGSASRGKMGAYYPAYHCSRDGHYFRVPKAEFDKTLDDFVRTITVKPEYVDDIITAIAELWRESARSQSAAPRAPPEPAKPNSGDRGQNARCHERDSACVPRGGYS; from the coding sequence ATGATAAAAATGTCTCCAAATAATCAGCCGCGAATCGGTTTGTTGGCGATACGAGTTTCTTCTGACAAGCAAGGTCTTGATGGCGACTCGCCCGAAGCCCAGCGCGAGCAAGGCGAAGCTTACGCCAAGGCACACAATATCATAATTACCGAGACGATTATTTTGCTTGAATCGGCGTCGCACGAAACGCAGCCGATGCAAAAAGTAATCGACGTTTGCAAGGACAAAAGCAAAGGTTTTCAAGTTGTGCTGATTAAGTCAATCGACCGTTTTACGCGCGGTGGCGGCGATTATTATTCGCCGTTGAAACGACAGTTGACGCGTCTAGGCATCGCCCTTGAGGATATGTATGGCGTGATTGGCAAGCAGCAAATAAACACGCTGGAGCACACTGGATTTAAGTATTATTGGAGCGAGTTTAACCCGACACAAAAGTCGGAGTATTTGGAAGCGGAACGCGCCAAAGATGAGATGCGCGACATTATGAGTCGGATGATTGGTGCGGAGATTCGTTACACGCAGCTCGGTTATTGGATGCGCCGTCCGCACTATGGTTTTCGCAGTGTCAAGGTGGATACGAAAAATGGTCGGCGCACGATTTTGAAGCCTGATGAGAACGAGGCGAAATTCATCATCAAACTTTTTGAAATGCGCGCCGTTCATATTTATACCAATCAGCAAATTGCCGACGAGCTAAATTCAATGGGCTTTCGCTCGCGTGTTAAGATTGTGCGCGACAAATACGACCGAACGAAAATTAAGCGGCAAATTGGCGGCAAGCAAATGACCGCCAAAATGATCGACCAGTACGCCAGTAAACTGGTTTATTGCGGTATCATCAAAGAAAAATGGACGCACGACCAGCCAGTCAAGGCGCAGTTTGATGGATTGGTCAGTGTCGAGCTTTTTAACGAAGCGAATCGCGGACGGATTTTTGTGGAGATTGACAGTTGCGACATGATAACCATTAAGCGCAGAGCCGTGCCAGAGCACCTAAAAAATAAACAGATCTATAACCCAGACTATCCATATAAACAAGTTATCGCTTGCCCGAAGTGTGGCAAAACCCTTTCTGGCAGTGCTTCGCGCGGCAAGATGGGTGCGTATTATCCGGCGTACCATTGCAGTCGTGATGGGCATTATTTCCGTGTGCCTAAGGCTGAATTTGACAAGACGCTTGACGATTTTGTGCGGACTATTACTGTAAAACCAGAGTATGTTGATGACATTATCACTGCTATTGCCGAGCTGTGGCGCGAATCAGCTAGAAGCCAATCAGCAGCGCCTAGAGCACCGCCAGAGCCTGCAAAACCAAATTCGGGCGACCGTGGACAGAATGCGCGTTGTCACGAGCGAGACAGCGCTTGCGTACCTAGAGGAGGATATAGTTAA
- a CDS encoding response regulator, which translates to MAIKTILCVEDDRFIGEMYVRSLQKAGYDVTWVVDGNDGLVMARSQPFDLIILDLMLPEQRGDQILDALRSDDTDLIPNSKILIMTNFEQDDAAKSAIMNRVDGYLIKADITPRKLIDVVNKMG; encoded by the coding sequence ATGGCGATCAAAACAATCTTATGCGTGGAGGACGACCGCTTTATCGGCGAGATGTACGTGCGCAGCTTGCAAAAAGCTGGCTATGACGTGACCTGGGTGGTCGATGGCAATGACGGGCTGGTCATGGCCCGGAGTCAGCCGTTTGACTTGATTATCCTTGACTTGATGCTGCCCGAACAGCGCGGCGACCAAATTTTGGACGCTCTGCGCTCTGATGATACCGACCTGATTCCCAACAGTAAAATCCTCATCATGACTAACTTTGAGCAAGACGACGCCGCAAAGTCCGCCATCATGAACCGCGTCGACGGCTACCTCATCAAGGCCGACATCACGCCCCGCAAGCTGATCGACGTCGTCAACAAGATGGGCTAG